One Maniola hyperantus chromosome Z, iAphHyp1.2, whole genome shotgun sequence DNA window includes the following coding sequences:
- the msl-1 gene encoding uncharacterized protein msl-1 isoform X3, protein MVEKSRQRSPSPPIRSGQVFKTPDFFSTKPEPNRPQLYRAPYQRPARRGSLKAKLIRMDRRIGLSPRHTLPTSTITSSVIKTEPVAPEVILNSFSELLLPDNGNSFISDQNTPFGQVTFGIARTNVEPEVSSHQSTDITVPPPVLDKQLNCDNFKMIDNKRSLVKKEVKTEPRSEALYTVTSNSGNPIIQRIHKNRRRTSSIGSLSRMTKTPKTEIPETSTSKSKMMEQDQSYDRTFSVNKKSKMINTYGKSRNSSTIPKRTTQFTGSLSDRLQLIDTTPTGEDPYQLGEADMREQSPIPKLMLQKTNHGRMKICTDPMGETTTRRIYDMPDTKTKINRFMSVYEQPKKEEKTMIIQEPDMDLVKTETEIGWSNIYNNKPNETSLCDFSYGEASMLPSLDANEFQELFTSDSALNLDNLNQLDEPPEKMVPDKTTKRRMARTTSLMVPDEDVVNSKRGMDSRRGRKRAFSTTGMGKQQSQKGQAKPKIVRGRGGAAARGKKSPVPGQMTMTPYPTLVGDPDMSWYFGLDPDLKLEDLDPFYCQASTVEVPRWREKVYTSSYTLEGTENLDDKVFEKRHQKLEAEERRQLRWHMRRVREQRHVEKLRQRQRDSWCSSPVNPPAVYTVWPRPQQEARFIEITPELPVNSFGEPLPQMPESDFMLPWVRTSKALKRSKRSKTLH, encoded by the exons ATGGTGGAG aaatcacgGCAGCGGAGCCCCAGTCCACCGATACGGAGTGGTCAGGTGTTCAAAACACCTGATTTCTTCTCTACCAAGCCGGAACCAAATAGACCTCAACTGTATCGTGCGCCGTATCAACGACCAGCGAGACGAGGTTCG CTAAAAGCTAAATTAATACGAATGGACAGAAGGATAGGATTAAGTCCACGACACACTCTTCCAACTTCAACAATTACATCAAGTGTTATCAAGACAGAACCAGTCGCACCTGAG GTTATTTTGAATAGCTTTTCTGAGTTGCTTTTACCAGATAATGGCAACTCATTTATTTCTGATCAGAATACACCTTTTGGACAGGTAACATTTGGAATTGCAAGAACTAATGTGGAACCAG AAGTCTCGAGTCACCAGTCGACTGATATAACAGTTCCACCACCAGTGTTGGACAAACAGTTGAATtgtgataattttaaaatgattgataATAAACGTTCGCTTGTTAAAAAAGAGGTAAAGACTGAACCCCGTTCCGAGGCACTGTATACAGTTACTTCGAACAG cgGCAACCCGATAATCCAAAGAATTCACAAGAATAGAAGAAGAACGTCGAGCATTGGCAGTTTAAGTCGAATGACTAAAACGCCTAAGACAGAAATACCAGAAACTAGCACATCTAAAA GCAAAATGATGGAACAGGACCAAAGCTACGATCGTACTTTCAGCGTCAATAAGAAATCCAAAATGATAAACACGTATGGGAAGTCGCGGAATTCTTCTACTATACCAAAACGGACTACACAGTTCACTGGATCTCTGTCGGATAGATTGCAGCTCATTGATACAACACCGACTGGGGAAGACCCTTACCAGCTGGGCGAAGCCGATATGAGGGAACAGTCGCCCATTCCGAAGCTGATGTTGCAAAAGACTAACCACGGACGCATGAAGATCTGCACTGATCCAATGGGCGAGACGACCACGCGCCGCATCTATGATATGCCCGATACGAAGACCAAAATAAACAGGTTTATGTCCGTCTACGAACAGCccaagaaagaagaaaaaaccATGATCATCCAAGAACCGGATATGGATTTGGTTAAAACGGAGACGGAAATCGGGTGGTCGAATATATACAACAACAAACCGAATGAAACTAGTCTATGCGATTTTTCCTACGGCGAAGCGTCAATGTTGCCCTCATTGGATGCAAACGAGTTCCAGGAGCTTTTTACGTCTGACTCAGCTCTCAATTTAGATAATTTAAACCAGTTAGACGAACCTCCGGAGAAAATGGTTCCAGACAAGACGACAAAACGGCGAATGGCGCGCACGACCAGCCTCATGGTTCCTGAT GAAGACGTTGTGAATTCAAAGCGTGGTATGGACAGTAGGCGCGGCAGGAAACGGGCTTTTTCCACCACTGGCATGGGGAAGCAGCAATCCCAGAAAGGCCAAGCAAAACCAAAAATAGTTAGGGGCCGAG GAGGTGCTGCAGCCCGAGGGAAAAAATCACCTGTGCCAGGTCAAATGACTATGACGCCATATCCTACTTTGGTTGGCGATCCAGACATGTCTTGGTACTTCGGCCTAGACCCTGATTTGAAACTCGAAGACTTGGACCCTTTCTACTGCCAAGCTTCTACTGTCGAG GTTCCACGCTGGCGGGAAAAGGTTTACACGAGCAGTTATACACTAGAGGGCACTGAGAACCTCGACGACAAGGTATTCGAAAAGAGGCATCAAAAACTTGAAGCCGAGGAGAGGCGACAACTGAG GTGGCACATGAGGCGAGTAAGGGAGCAGCGCCACGTGGAAAAACTGCGCCAAAGGCAGAGGGACTCTTGGTGCAGTTCGCCCGTCAACCCGCCGGCCGTGTACACCGTGTGGCCGCGGCCGCAGCAGGAGGCGAGGTTCATCGAGATAACCCCCGAACTGCCGGTCAACAGCTTCGGGGAGCCGCTGCCCCAGATGCCGGAGTC TGACTTCATGCTGCCCTGGGTGCGGACGTCAAAAGCCCTGAAGCGATCTAAAAGATCAAAGACCCTACATTAG
- the msl-1 gene encoding uncharacterized protein msl-1 isoform X2: MFLITKQTWSLTAEPYSSSSSSEMGGVSSPLEKSRQRSPSPPIRSGQVFKTPDFFSTKPEPNRPQLYRAPYQRPARRGSLKAKLIRMDRRIGLSPRHTLPTSTITSSVIKTEPVAPEVILNSFSELLLPDNGNSFISDQNTPFGQVTFGIARTNVEPEVSSHQSTDITVPPPVLDKQLNCDNFKMIDNKRSLVKKEVKTEPRSEALYTVTSNSGNPIIQRIHKNRRRTSSIGSLSRMTKTPKTEIPETSTSKSKMMEQDQSYDRTFSVNKKSKMINTYGKSRNSSTIPKRTTQFTGSLSDRLQLIDTTPTGEDPYQLGEADMREQSPIPKLMLQKTNHGRMKICTDPMGETTTRRIYDMPDTKTKINRFMSVYEQPKKEEKTMIIQEPDMDLVKTETEIGWSNIYNNKPNETSLCDFSYGEASMLPSLDANEFQELFTSDSALNLDNLNQLDEPPEKMVPDKTTKRRMARTTSLMVPDEDVVNSKRGMDSRRGRKRAFSTTGMGKQQSQKGQAKPKIVRGRGGAAARGKKSPVPGQMTMTPYPTLVGDPDMSWYFGLDPDLKLEDLDPFYCQASTVEVPRWREKVYTSSYTLEGTENLDDKVFEKRHQKLEAEERRQLRWHMRRVREQRHVEKLRQRQRDSWCSSPVNPPAVYTVWPRPQQEARFIEITPELPVNSFGEPLPQMPESDFMLPWVRTSKALKRSKRSKTLH; the protein is encoded by the exons aaatcacgGCAGCGGAGCCCCAGTCCACCGATACGGAGTGGTCAGGTGTTCAAAACACCTGATTTCTTCTCTACCAAGCCGGAACCAAATAGACCTCAACTGTATCGTGCGCCGTATCAACGACCAGCGAGACGAGGTTCG CTAAAAGCTAAATTAATACGAATGGACAGAAGGATAGGATTAAGTCCACGACACACTCTTCCAACTTCAACAATTACATCAAGTGTTATCAAGACAGAACCAGTCGCACCTGAG GTTATTTTGAATAGCTTTTCTGAGTTGCTTTTACCAGATAATGGCAACTCATTTATTTCTGATCAGAATACACCTTTTGGACAGGTAACATTTGGAATTGCAAGAACTAATGTGGAACCAG AAGTCTCGAGTCACCAGTCGACTGATATAACAGTTCCACCACCAGTGTTGGACAAACAGTTGAATtgtgataattttaaaatgattgataATAAACGTTCGCTTGTTAAAAAAGAGGTAAAGACTGAACCCCGTTCCGAGGCACTGTATACAGTTACTTCGAACAG cgGCAACCCGATAATCCAAAGAATTCACAAGAATAGAAGAAGAACGTCGAGCATTGGCAGTTTAAGTCGAATGACTAAAACGCCTAAGACAGAAATACCAGAAACTAGCACATCTAAAA GCAAAATGATGGAACAGGACCAAAGCTACGATCGTACTTTCAGCGTCAATAAGAAATCCAAAATGATAAACACGTATGGGAAGTCGCGGAATTCTTCTACTATACCAAAACGGACTACACAGTTCACTGGATCTCTGTCGGATAGATTGCAGCTCATTGATACAACACCGACTGGGGAAGACCCTTACCAGCTGGGCGAAGCCGATATGAGGGAACAGTCGCCCATTCCGAAGCTGATGTTGCAAAAGACTAACCACGGACGCATGAAGATCTGCACTGATCCAATGGGCGAGACGACCACGCGCCGCATCTATGATATGCCCGATACGAAGACCAAAATAAACAGGTTTATGTCCGTCTACGAACAGCccaagaaagaagaaaaaaccATGATCATCCAAGAACCGGATATGGATTTGGTTAAAACGGAGACGGAAATCGGGTGGTCGAATATATACAACAACAAACCGAATGAAACTAGTCTATGCGATTTTTCCTACGGCGAAGCGTCAATGTTGCCCTCATTGGATGCAAACGAGTTCCAGGAGCTTTTTACGTCTGACTCAGCTCTCAATTTAGATAATTTAAACCAGTTAGACGAACCTCCGGAGAAAATGGTTCCAGACAAGACGACAAAACGGCGAATGGCGCGCACGACCAGCCTCATGGTTCCTGAT GAAGACGTTGTGAATTCAAAGCGTGGTATGGACAGTAGGCGCGGCAGGAAACGGGCTTTTTCCACCACTGGCATGGGGAAGCAGCAATCCCAGAAAGGCCAAGCAAAACCAAAAATAGTTAGGGGCCGAG GAGGTGCTGCAGCCCGAGGGAAAAAATCACCTGTGCCAGGTCAAATGACTATGACGCCATATCCTACTTTGGTTGGCGATCCAGACATGTCTTGGTACTTCGGCCTAGACCCTGATTTGAAACTCGAAGACTTGGACCCTTTCTACTGCCAAGCTTCTACTGTCGAG GTTCCACGCTGGCGGGAAAAGGTTTACACGAGCAGTTATACACTAGAGGGCACTGAGAACCTCGACGACAAGGTATTCGAAAAGAGGCATCAAAAACTTGAAGCCGAGGAGAGGCGACAACTGAG GTGGCACATGAGGCGAGTAAGGGAGCAGCGCCACGTGGAAAAACTGCGCCAAAGGCAGAGGGACTCTTGGTGCAGTTCGCCCGTCAACCCGCCGGCCGTGTACACCGTGTGGCCGCGGCCGCAGCAGGAGGCGAGGTTCATCGAGATAACCCCCGAACTGCCGGTCAACAGCTTCGGGGAGCCGCTGCCCCAGATGCCGGAGTC TGACTTCATGCTGCCCTGGGTGCGGACGTCAAAAGCCCTGAAGCGATCTAAAAGATCAAAGACCCTACATTAG
- the msl-1 gene encoding uncharacterized protein msl-1 isoform X1, whose translation MNSRSSVNETNLVNFSADLSTLNQLDAKDGLLSFPFDHIYACHSQSSDRRQPLQLEKEIEITTHCVAGEESNDPEVTRLTEQLTIAENQNKKLKDLLIFHLDLIQQQNELITKRDKLYHALKQENDTLKAKLIRMDRRIGLSPRHTLPTSTITSSVIKTEPVAPEVILNSFSELLLPDNGNSFISDQNTPFGQVTFGIARTNVEPEVSSHQSTDITVPPPVLDKQLNCDNFKMIDNKRSLVKKEVKTEPRSEALYTVTSNSGNPIIQRIHKNRRRTSSIGSLSRMTKTPKTEIPETSTSKSKMMEQDQSYDRTFSVNKKSKMINTYGKSRNSSTIPKRTTQFTGSLSDRLQLIDTTPTGEDPYQLGEADMREQSPIPKLMLQKTNHGRMKICTDPMGETTTRRIYDMPDTKTKINRFMSVYEQPKKEEKTMIIQEPDMDLVKTETEIGWSNIYNNKPNETSLCDFSYGEASMLPSLDANEFQELFTSDSALNLDNLNQLDEPPEKMVPDKTTKRRMARTTSLMVPDEDVVNSKRGMDSRRGRKRAFSTTGMGKQQSQKGQAKPKIVRGRGGAAARGKKSPVPGQMTMTPYPTLVGDPDMSWYFGLDPDLKLEDLDPFYCQASTVEVPRWREKVYTSSYTLEGTENLDDKVFEKRHQKLEAEERRQLRWHMRRVREQRHVEKLRQRQRDSWCSSPVNPPAVYTVWPRPQQEARFIEITPELPVNSFGEPLPQMPESDFMLPWVRTSKALKRSKRSKTLH comes from the exons ATGAACAGTCGCAGCAGTGTAAATGAAACGAATTTGGTGAATTTCTCGGCGGATCTGTCTACACTGAATCAGTTGGACGCTAAAGACGGCTTGCTGAGTTTTCCCTTCGATCACATCTACGCGTGCCACTCTCAAAGCTCGGATCGGAGACAGCCCCTGCAGTTGGAGAAGGAAATCGAAATAACGACGCACTGTGTTGCGGGAGAAGAGTCGAATGACCCTGAAGTGACTCGGTTGACAGAGCAGCTTACTATTGCTGAGAATCAGAACAAGAAGTTGAAGGACTTGCTGATCTTCCACCTGGACCTGATACAGCAGCAAAACGAGCTGATCACCAAGCGGGACAAATTGTACCATGCTTTGAAACAAGAAAATGATACA CTAAAAGCTAAATTAATACGAATGGACAGAAGGATAGGATTAAGTCCACGACACACTCTTCCAACTTCAACAATTACATCAAGTGTTATCAAGACAGAACCAGTCGCACCTGAG GTTATTTTGAATAGCTTTTCTGAGTTGCTTTTACCAGATAATGGCAACTCATTTATTTCTGATCAGAATACACCTTTTGGACAGGTAACATTTGGAATTGCAAGAACTAATGTGGAACCAG AAGTCTCGAGTCACCAGTCGACTGATATAACAGTTCCACCACCAGTGTTGGACAAACAGTTGAATtgtgataattttaaaatgattgataATAAACGTTCGCTTGTTAAAAAAGAGGTAAAGACTGAACCCCGTTCCGAGGCACTGTATACAGTTACTTCGAACAG cgGCAACCCGATAATCCAAAGAATTCACAAGAATAGAAGAAGAACGTCGAGCATTGGCAGTTTAAGTCGAATGACTAAAACGCCTAAGACAGAAATACCAGAAACTAGCACATCTAAAA GCAAAATGATGGAACAGGACCAAAGCTACGATCGTACTTTCAGCGTCAATAAGAAATCCAAAATGATAAACACGTATGGGAAGTCGCGGAATTCTTCTACTATACCAAAACGGACTACACAGTTCACTGGATCTCTGTCGGATAGATTGCAGCTCATTGATACAACACCGACTGGGGAAGACCCTTACCAGCTGGGCGAAGCCGATATGAGGGAACAGTCGCCCATTCCGAAGCTGATGTTGCAAAAGACTAACCACGGACGCATGAAGATCTGCACTGATCCAATGGGCGAGACGACCACGCGCCGCATCTATGATATGCCCGATACGAAGACCAAAATAAACAGGTTTATGTCCGTCTACGAACAGCccaagaaagaagaaaaaaccATGATCATCCAAGAACCGGATATGGATTTGGTTAAAACGGAGACGGAAATCGGGTGGTCGAATATATACAACAACAAACCGAATGAAACTAGTCTATGCGATTTTTCCTACGGCGAAGCGTCAATGTTGCCCTCATTGGATGCAAACGAGTTCCAGGAGCTTTTTACGTCTGACTCAGCTCTCAATTTAGATAATTTAAACCAGTTAGACGAACCTCCGGAGAAAATGGTTCCAGACAAGACGACAAAACGGCGAATGGCGCGCACGACCAGCCTCATGGTTCCTGAT GAAGACGTTGTGAATTCAAAGCGTGGTATGGACAGTAGGCGCGGCAGGAAACGGGCTTTTTCCACCACTGGCATGGGGAAGCAGCAATCCCAGAAAGGCCAAGCAAAACCAAAAATAGTTAGGGGCCGAG GAGGTGCTGCAGCCCGAGGGAAAAAATCACCTGTGCCAGGTCAAATGACTATGACGCCATATCCTACTTTGGTTGGCGATCCAGACATGTCTTGGTACTTCGGCCTAGACCCTGATTTGAAACTCGAAGACTTGGACCCTTTCTACTGCCAAGCTTCTACTGTCGAG GTTCCACGCTGGCGGGAAAAGGTTTACACGAGCAGTTATACACTAGAGGGCACTGAGAACCTCGACGACAAGGTATTCGAAAAGAGGCATCAAAAACTTGAAGCCGAGGAGAGGCGACAACTGAG GTGGCACATGAGGCGAGTAAGGGAGCAGCGCCACGTGGAAAAACTGCGCCAAAGGCAGAGGGACTCTTGGTGCAGTTCGCCCGTCAACCCGCCGGCCGTGTACACCGTGTGGCCGCGGCCGCAGCAGGAGGCGAGGTTCATCGAGATAACCCCCGAACTGCCGGTCAACAGCTTCGGGGAGCCGCTGCCCCAGATGCCGGAGTC TGACTTCATGCTGCCCTGGGTGCGGACGTCAAAAGCCCTGAAGCGATCTAAAAGATCAAAGACCCTACATTAG